A window from Nycticebus coucang isolate mNycCou1 chromosome X, mNycCou1.pri, whole genome shotgun sequence encodes these proteins:
- the PLAC1 gene encoding placenta-specific protein 1 has translation MEVSKLMGVMFLFAMFPACSGQNPMTVLCSIDWFMVTVHPFMLNNDVYVHFHELHLGLGCPANHVRPHAYQFTYRVTECGIRAKAVPQGMVIYSSEMHYSSKGTSSKYVIPVSCIAPQQSPWLTKPCSLTVPSRSGAAAQNDETCYEVFSLSQSSQRPVCDCPPCVFNEEAQAQAPGHQAEACPTQSNYFVDAPEDWCLRSDDLIGPM, from the coding sequence ATGGAAGTTTCCAAGCTGATGGGAGTGATGTTCCTCTTCGCCATGTTTCCAGCCTGTTCTGGACAAAATCCAATGACTGTGCTATGCTCCATAGACTGGTTCATGGTCACAGTGCACCCCTTCATGTTGAACAACGATGTCTACGTACACTTTCATGAGCTGCACTTGGGCCTGGGTTGCCCCGCCAACCATGTCCGGCCACATGCCTACCAGTTCACCTACCGAGTTACTGAATGTGGCATCAGGGCCAAGGCTGTCCCCCAGGGCATGGTTATCTACAGCTCTGAGATGCACTATTCTTCTAAGGGCACGTCATCTAAGTATGTGATCCCAGTGTCATGCATTGCCCCTCAGCAGTCCCCATGGCTCACCAAGCCCTGCTCCCTGACAGTACCCAGCAGGAGTGGCGCCGCAGCCCAGAATGATGAGACATGCTACGAGGTGTTCAGCTTGTCACAGTCCAGCCAAAGGCCAGTCTGTGATTGTCCACCTTGTGTCTTCAATGAAGAAGCTCAAGCCCAGGCTCCCGGGCACCAAGCAGAGGCCTGTCCTACACAGTCAAATTACTTTGTTGATGCTCCTGAGGATTGGTGTCTGCGCTCAGATGATCTGATTGGTCCCATGTGA